In Gasterosteus aculeatus chromosome 15, fGasAcu3.hap1.1, whole genome shotgun sequence, a single genomic region encodes these proteins:
- the LOC120833089 gene encoding uncharacterized protein LOC120833089 isoform X2, with translation MPKIREDSRLMRTHESMVDFIHGRPPTGSIMDLFTSGLVGLDFLRTLEGELEDDIVYSDDDYDDHPCKAHNAAYNNLKPHPRIKQLTNEEADKHAKDLLEEEERRKDKTVKNKRKKLRKKEKKRFEKENAVKDILPEEEKGKSDSSDNLMENPVSEIKTEAKDSPESCQTPNGPKAASCDEKRANNTKENLKEVNKTEDQQQKDFDLNNSSASTTKSVAEETRSERPAAERKKKKNKLLDVSPPKEEKPKVVEKLKVKKKKEEKQKPNEERPIDPAAEESAQRSRELAAFGNRLAALGQYETAVQCFTDAIKYNPQESKLFGNRSLCYERLQQYDNALSDADQALSMEPNWIKGLFRKGKALCGLKRYYEASLIYREVLKLDASSGEAEQELKRAQTLHLMEMGFNWAQSSAALKTHATLEQAVEALFGEEGNPGRGDVGACRADVDPLLAAPPEADGGEWIHLRSRSRIQRVKQSDAQSRSTSRSPTPLSGNPVKLEIFSVWVGSLSPAITYSTLHELFSRAGTVHSIKMLLEQQCVFVNYTSVEDCDRAIQCFNGMVVEGSPLSVRYPNKFRFGAFSSAASDPFPRLNLYKKECFFWRTVGCTRLDCTFRHVPEHKNVDKDKFSGRNVNM, from the exons ATGCCAAAGATCCGAGAGGACTCGAGGCTCATGCGCACGCAC GAATCTATGGTAGATTTCATACATGGACGTCCACCCACAGGCTCCATCATGGACCTGTTTACCTCTGGATTAGTAG GTTTAGATTTTTTAAGGACCTTGGAAGGAGAACTGGAGGACGACATTGTGTATTCTGATGACGACTACGATGATCATCCCTGTAAAGCACACAATGCTGCTTACAATAATTTAAAACCACATCCGCGAATAAAACAACTGACCAACGAG GAGGCTGATAAACATGCAAAGGACTTGTTGGAAGAAGAGGAACGACGAAAGGACAAAACTGTGAAGAACAAGCGTAAGAAATTG cgcaaaaaagaaaagaaacggtTCGAAAAGGAGAATGCGGTTAAAGACATTTTACCT gaggaagaaaagggaaaatctgACTCCTCAGACAATTTAATGGAAAATCCTGTTAGTGAAATTAAAACGGAAGCAAAAGATTCTCCTGAATCTTGTCAAACTCCAAATGGACCTAAGGCTGCTAGTTGTGATGAGAAACGTGCtaataatacaaaagaaaatcttAAGGAGGTTAATAAAACCGAAGATCAGCAGcaaaag gattttgatttaaataattCAAGCGCTTCTACAACAAAATCGGTGGCCGAGGAGACGCGCAGCGAGAGACCTGCAGCGGaacggaaaaagaaaaagaataaattACTGGACGTGTCGCCGCCCAAAGAGGAAAAGCCGAAAGTTGTGGAAAAACTCAAAgttaagaaaaagaaggaagagaaacaaaaacctAATGAAGAG AGACCCATCGACCCGGCGGCAGAAGAGTCGGCCCAAAGGAGCCGGGAGCTGGCTG CTTTTGGAAACCGCTTGGCCGCCCTGGGACAGTACGAGACGGCCGTGCAGTGCTTCACCGACGCCATCAAATACAACCCGCAGGAATCCAA GTTGTTTGGAAATCGTTCCCTGTGTTACGAAAGGCTGCAGCAGTACGACAACGCGCTGAGCGACGCGGATCAGGCGCTCTCCATGGAGCCAAACTGGATAAAAGGTTTATTTAGGAAAGGCAAAGCGCTCTGTGGGCTCAAG AGATACTACGAGGCCTCGCTGATCTACAGGGAGGTGCTGAAGCTGGACGCTTCCAGCGGCGAAGCCGAGCAGGAGCTGAAGCGAGCGCAGACGCTGCACCTCATG GAAATGGGATTCAACTGGGCGCAGAGCTCGGCGGCCTTGAAAACGCACGCCACGTTGGAGCAAGCGGTGGAAGCTCTGTTTGGGGAAGAAGGTAATCCGGGTCGTGGAG ATGTCGGGGCCTGCCGGGCCGACGTGGACCCGCTGCTGGCGGCGCCGCCGGAAGCCGACGGGGGCGAGTGGATTCACCTACGGAGTCGTTCCAGAATTCAGCGGGTCAAACAGTCCGACGCCCAAAGCAGATCGACTTCACGGTCCCCGACACCTCTTTCAGGGAATCCTGTGAAACT GGAGATCTTCTCTGTTTGGGTCGGGTCCTTGAGTCCTGCTATCACCTACTCGACGCTACACGAGCTCTTCAGCAG AGCCGGGACGGTGCACAGCATCAAGATGCTGCTGGAGCAACAGTGCGTCTTCGTGAACTACACCAGTGTGGAGGACTGCGACCGGGCCATCCAGTGTTTTAAT GGGATGGTGGTCGAGGGCTCGCCGCTCTCTGTGCGATACCCCAATAAATTCCGGTTCGGTGCGTTCAGCTCCGCGGCCTCTGACCCCTTTCCACGCCTCAA CCTGTACAAGAAGGAGTGCTTCTTCTGGAGGACCGTTGGCTGCACGAGGCTGGACTGCACCTTCCGACACGTCCCGGAGCACAAGAATGTTGACAAGGACAAGTTCTCTGGTAGAAATGTCAACATGTAG
- the LOC120833089 gene encoding uncharacterized protein LOC120833089 isoform X3, whose amino-acid sequence MVDFIHGRPPTGSIMDLFTSGLVGLDFLRTLEGELEDDIVYSDDDYDDHPCKAHNAAYNNLKPHPRIKQLTNEEADKHAKDLLEEEERRKDKTVKNKRKKLRKKEKKRFEKENAVKDILPEEEKGKSDSSDNLMENPVSEIKTEAKDSPESCQTPNGPKAASCDEKRANNTKENLKEVNKTEDQQQKQDFDLNNSSASTTKSVAEETRSERPAAERKKKKNKLLDVSPPKEEKPKVVEKLKVKKKKEEKQKPNEERPIDPAAEESAQRSRELAAFGNRLAALGQYETAVQCFTDAIKYNPQESKLFGNRSLCYERLQQYDNALSDADQALSMEPNWIKGLFRKGKALCGLKRYYEASLIYREVLKLDASSGEAEQELKRAQTLHLMEMGFNWAQSSAALKTHATLEQAVEALFGEEGNPGRGDVGACRADVDPLLAAPPEADGGEWIHLRSRSRIQRVKQSDAQSRSTSRSPTPLSGNPVKLEIFSVWVGSLSPAITYSTLHELFSRAGTVHSIKMLLEQQCVFVNYTSVEDCDRAIQCFNGMVVEGSPLSVRYPNKFRFGAFSSAASDPFPRLNLYKKECFFWRTVGCTRLDCTFRHVPEHKNVDKDKFSGRNVNM is encoded by the exons ATGGTAGATTTCATACATGGACGTCCACCCACAGGCTCCATCATGGACCTGTTTACCTCTGGATTAGTAG GTTTAGATTTTTTAAGGACCTTGGAAGGAGAACTGGAGGACGACATTGTGTATTCTGATGACGACTACGATGATCATCCCTGTAAAGCACACAATGCTGCTTACAATAATTTAAAACCACATCCGCGAATAAAACAACTGACCAACGAG GAGGCTGATAAACATGCAAAGGACTTGTTGGAAGAAGAGGAACGACGAAAGGACAAAACTGTGAAGAACAAGCGTAAGAAATTG cgcaaaaaagaaaagaaacggtTCGAAAAGGAGAATGCGGTTAAAGACATTTTACCT gaggaagaaaagggaaaatctgACTCCTCAGACAATTTAATGGAAAATCCTGTTAGTGAAATTAAAACGGAAGCAAAAGATTCTCCTGAATCTTGTCAAACTCCAAATGGACCTAAGGCTGCTAGTTGTGATGAGAAACGTGCtaataatacaaaagaaaatcttAAGGAGGTTAATAAAACCGAAGATCAGCAGcaaaag caggattttgatttaaataattCAAGCGCTTCTACAACAAAATCGGTGGCCGAGGAGACGCGCAGCGAGAGACCTGCAGCGGaacggaaaaagaaaaagaataaattACTGGACGTGTCGCCGCCCAAAGAGGAAAAGCCGAAAGTTGTGGAAAAACTCAAAgttaagaaaaagaaggaagagaaacaaaaacctAATGAAGAG AGACCCATCGACCCGGCGGCAGAAGAGTCGGCCCAAAGGAGCCGGGAGCTGGCTG CTTTTGGAAACCGCTTGGCCGCCCTGGGACAGTACGAGACGGCCGTGCAGTGCTTCACCGACGCCATCAAATACAACCCGCAGGAATCCAA GTTGTTTGGAAATCGTTCCCTGTGTTACGAAAGGCTGCAGCAGTACGACAACGCGCTGAGCGACGCGGATCAGGCGCTCTCCATGGAGCCAAACTGGATAAAAGGTTTATTTAGGAAAGGCAAAGCGCTCTGTGGGCTCAAG AGATACTACGAGGCCTCGCTGATCTACAGGGAGGTGCTGAAGCTGGACGCTTCCAGCGGCGAAGCCGAGCAGGAGCTGAAGCGAGCGCAGACGCTGCACCTCATG GAAATGGGATTCAACTGGGCGCAGAGCTCGGCGGCCTTGAAAACGCACGCCACGTTGGAGCAAGCGGTGGAAGCTCTGTTTGGGGAAGAAGGTAATCCGGGTCGTGGAG ATGTCGGGGCCTGCCGGGCCGACGTGGACCCGCTGCTGGCGGCGCCGCCGGAAGCCGACGGGGGCGAGTGGATTCACCTACGGAGTCGTTCCAGAATTCAGCGGGTCAAACAGTCCGACGCCCAAAGCAGATCGACTTCACGGTCCCCGACACCTCTTTCAGGGAATCCTGTGAAACT GGAGATCTTCTCTGTTTGGGTCGGGTCCTTGAGTCCTGCTATCACCTACTCGACGCTACACGAGCTCTTCAGCAG AGCCGGGACGGTGCACAGCATCAAGATGCTGCTGGAGCAACAGTGCGTCTTCGTGAACTACACCAGTGTGGAGGACTGCGACCGGGCCATCCAGTGTTTTAAT GGGATGGTGGTCGAGGGCTCGCCGCTCTCTGTGCGATACCCCAATAAATTCCGGTTCGGTGCGTTCAGCTCCGCGGCCTCTGACCCCTTTCCACGCCTCAA CCTGTACAAGAAGGAGTGCTTCTTCTGGAGGACCGTTGGCTGCACGAGGCTGGACTGCACCTTCCGACACGTCCCGGAGCACAAGAATGTTGACAAGGACAAGTTCTCTGGTAGAAATGTCAACATGTAG
- the LOC120833089 gene encoding uncharacterized protein LOC120833089 isoform X1, with the protein MPKKREPVKGGAPMPKIREDSRLMRTHESMVDFIHGRPPTGSIMDLFTSGLVGLDFLRTLEGELEDDIVYSDDDYDDHPCKAHNAAYNNLKPHPRIKQLTNEEADKHAKDLLEEEERRKDKTVKNKRKKLRKKEKKRFEKENAVKDILPEEEKGKSDSSDNLMENPVSEIKTEAKDSPESCQTPNGPKAASCDEKRANNTKENLKEVNKTEDQQQKQDFDLNNSSASTTKSVAEETRSERPAAERKKKKNKLLDVSPPKEEKPKVVEKLKVKKKKEEKQKPNEERPIDPAAEESAQRSRELAAFGNRLAALGQYETAVQCFTDAIKYNPQESKLFGNRSLCYERLQQYDNALSDADQALSMEPNWIKGLFRKGKALCGLKRYYEASLIYREVLKLDASSGEAEQELKRAQTLHLMEMGFNWAQSSAALKTHATLEQAVEALFGEEGNPGRGDVGACRADVDPLLAAPPEADGGEWIHLRSRSRIQRVKQSDAQSRSTSRSPTPLSGNPVKLEIFSVWVGSLSPAITYSTLHELFSRAGTVHSIKMLLEQQCVFVNYTSVEDCDRAIQCFNGMVVEGSPLSVRYPNKFRFGAFSSAASDPFPRLNLYKKECFFWRTVGCTRLDCTFRHVPEHKNVDKDKFSGRNVNM; encoded by the exons ATGCCCAAAAAGAGGGAACCCGTTAAAG GTGGCGCTCCTATGCCAAAGATCCGAGAGGACTCGAGGCTCATGCGCACGCAC GAATCTATGGTAGATTTCATACATGGACGTCCACCCACAGGCTCCATCATGGACCTGTTTACCTCTGGATTAGTAG GTTTAGATTTTTTAAGGACCTTGGAAGGAGAACTGGAGGACGACATTGTGTATTCTGATGACGACTACGATGATCATCCCTGTAAAGCACACAATGCTGCTTACAATAATTTAAAACCACATCCGCGAATAAAACAACTGACCAACGAG GAGGCTGATAAACATGCAAAGGACTTGTTGGAAGAAGAGGAACGACGAAAGGACAAAACTGTGAAGAACAAGCGTAAGAAATTG cgcaaaaaagaaaagaaacggtTCGAAAAGGAGAATGCGGTTAAAGACATTTTACCT gaggaagaaaagggaaaatctgACTCCTCAGACAATTTAATGGAAAATCCTGTTAGTGAAATTAAAACGGAAGCAAAAGATTCTCCTGAATCTTGTCAAACTCCAAATGGACCTAAGGCTGCTAGTTGTGATGAGAAACGTGCtaataatacaaaagaaaatcttAAGGAGGTTAATAAAACCGAAGATCAGCAGcaaaag caggattttgatttaaataattCAAGCGCTTCTACAACAAAATCGGTGGCCGAGGAGACGCGCAGCGAGAGACCTGCAGCGGaacggaaaaagaaaaagaataaattACTGGACGTGTCGCCGCCCAAAGAGGAAAAGCCGAAAGTTGTGGAAAAACTCAAAgttaagaaaaagaaggaagagaaacaaaaacctAATGAAGAG AGACCCATCGACCCGGCGGCAGAAGAGTCGGCCCAAAGGAGCCGGGAGCTGGCTG CTTTTGGAAACCGCTTGGCCGCCCTGGGACAGTACGAGACGGCCGTGCAGTGCTTCACCGACGCCATCAAATACAACCCGCAGGAATCCAA GTTGTTTGGAAATCGTTCCCTGTGTTACGAAAGGCTGCAGCAGTACGACAACGCGCTGAGCGACGCGGATCAGGCGCTCTCCATGGAGCCAAACTGGATAAAAGGTTTATTTAGGAAAGGCAAAGCGCTCTGTGGGCTCAAG AGATACTACGAGGCCTCGCTGATCTACAGGGAGGTGCTGAAGCTGGACGCTTCCAGCGGCGAAGCCGAGCAGGAGCTGAAGCGAGCGCAGACGCTGCACCTCATG GAAATGGGATTCAACTGGGCGCAGAGCTCGGCGGCCTTGAAAACGCACGCCACGTTGGAGCAAGCGGTGGAAGCTCTGTTTGGGGAAGAAGGTAATCCGGGTCGTGGAG ATGTCGGGGCCTGCCGGGCCGACGTGGACCCGCTGCTGGCGGCGCCGCCGGAAGCCGACGGGGGCGAGTGGATTCACCTACGGAGTCGTTCCAGAATTCAGCGGGTCAAACAGTCCGACGCCCAAAGCAGATCGACTTCACGGTCCCCGACACCTCTTTCAGGGAATCCTGTGAAACT GGAGATCTTCTCTGTTTGGGTCGGGTCCTTGAGTCCTGCTATCACCTACTCGACGCTACACGAGCTCTTCAGCAG AGCCGGGACGGTGCACAGCATCAAGATGCTGCTGGAGCAACAGTGCGTCTTCGTGAACTACACCAGTGTGGAGGACTGCGACCGGGCCATCCAGTGTTTTAAT GGGATGGTGGTCGAGGGCTCGCCGCTCTCTGTGCGATACCCCAATAAATTCCGGTTCGGTGCGTTCAGCTCCGCGGCCTCTGACCCCTTTCCACGCCTCAA CCTGTACAAGAAGGAGTGCTTCTTCTGGAGGACCGTTGGCTGCACGAGGCTGGACTGCACCTTCCGACACGTCCCGGAGCACAAGAATGTTGACAAGGACAAGTTCTCTGGTAGAAATGTCAACATGTAG
- the LOC120833089 gene encoding uncharacterized protein LOC120833089 isoform X4, which yields MVDFIHGRPPTGSIMDLFTSGLVGLDFLRTLEGELEDDIVYSDDDYDDHPCKAHNAAYNNLKPHPRIKQLTNEEADKHAKDLLEEEERRKDKTVKNKRKKLRKKEKKRFEKENAVKDILPEEEKGKSDSSDNLMENPVSEIKTEAKDSPESCQTPNGPKAASCDEKRANNTKENLKEVNKTEDQQQKDFDLNNSSASTTKSVAEETRSERPAAERKKKKNKLLDVSPPKEEKPKVVEKLKVKKKKEEKQKPNEERPIDPAAEESAQRSRELAAFGNRLAALGQYETAVQCFTDAIKYNPQESKLFGNRSLCYERLQQYDNALSDADQALSMEPNWIKGLFRKGKALCGLKRYYEASLIYREVLKLDASSGEAEQELKRAQTLHLMEMGFNWAQSSAALKTHATLEQAVEALFGEEGNPGRGDVGACRADVDPLLAAPPEADGGEWIHLRSRSRIQRVKQSDAQSRSTSRSPTPLSGNPVKLEIFSVWVGSLSPAITYSTLHELFSRAGTVHSIKMLLEQQCVFVNYTSVEDCDRAIQCFNGMVVEGSPLSVRYPNKFRFGAFSSAASDPFPRLNLYKKECFFWRTVGCTRLDCTFRHVPEHKNVDKDKFSGRNVNM from the exons ATGGTAGATTTCATACATGGACGTCCACCCACAGGCTCCATCATGGACCTGTTTACCTCTGGATTAGTAG GTTTAGATTTTTTAAGGACCTTGGAAGGAGAACTGGAGGACGACATTGTGTATTCTGATGACGACTACGATGATCATCCCTGTAAAGCACACAATGCTGCTTACAATAATTTAAAACCACATCCGCGAATAAAACAACTGACCAACGAG GAGGCTGATAAACATGCAAAGGACTTGTTGGAAGAAGAGGAACGACGAAAGGACAAAACTGTGAAGAACAAGCGTAAGAAATTG cgcaaaaaagaaaagaaacggtTCGAAAAGGAGAATGCGGTTAAAGACATTTTACCT gaggaagaaaagggaaaatctgACTCCTCAGACAATTTAATGGAAAATCCTGTTAGTGAAATTAAAACGGAAGCAAAAGATTCTCCTGAATCTTGTCAAACTCCAAATGGACCTAAGGCTGCTAGTTGTGATGAGAAACGTGCtaataatacaaaagaaaatcttAAGGAGGTTAATAAAACCGAAGATCAGCAGcaaaag gattttgatttaaataattCAAGCGCTTCTACAACAAAATCGGTGGCCGAGGAGACGCGCAGCGAGAGACCTGCAGCGGaacggaaaaagaaaaagaataaattACTGGACGTGTCGCCGCCCAAAGAGGAAAAGCCGAAAGTTGTGGAAAAACTCAAAgttaagaaaaagaaggaagagaaacaaaaacctAATGAAGAG AGACCCATCGACCCGGCGGCAGAAGAGTCGGCCCAAAGGAGCCGGGAGCTGGCTG CTTTTGGAAACCGCTTGGCCGCCCTGGGACAGTACGAGACGGCCGTGCAGTGCTTCACCGACGCCATCAAATACAACCCGCAGGAATCCAA GTTGTTTGGAAATCGTTCCCTGTGTTACGAAAGGCTGCAGCAGTACGACAACGCGCTGAGCGACGCGGATCAGGCGCTCTCCATGGAGCCAAACTGGATAAAAGGTTTATTTAGGAAAGGCAAAGCGCTCTGTGGGCTCAAG AGATACTACGAGGCCTCGCTGATCTACAGGGAGGTGCTGAAGCTGGACGCTTCCAGCGGCGAAGCCGAGCAGGAGCTGAAGCGAGCGCAGACGCTGCACCTCATG GAAATGGGATTCAACTGGGCGCAGAGCTCGGCGGCCTTGAAAACGCACGCCACGTTGGAGCAAGCGGTGGAAGCTCTGTTTGGGGAAGAAGGTAATCCGGGTCGTGGAG ATGTCGGGGCCTGCCGGGCCGACGTGGACCCGCTGCTGGCGGCGCCGCCGGAAGCCGACGGGGGCGAGTGGATTCACCTACGGAGTCGTTCCAGAATTCAGCGGGTCAAACAGTCCGACGCCCAAAGCAGATCGACTTCACGGTCCCCGACACCTCTTTCAGGGAATCCTGTGAAACT GGAGATCTTCTCTGTTTGGGTCGGGTCCTTGAGTCCTGCTATCACCTACTCGACGCTACACGAGCTCTTCAGCAG AGCCGGGACGGTGCACAGCATCAAGATGCTGCTGGAGCAACAGTGCGTCTTCGTGAACTACACCAGTGTGGAGGACTGCGACCGGGCCATCCAGTGTTTTAAT GGGATGGTGGTCGAGGGCTCGCCGCTCTCTGTGCGATACCCCAATAAATTCCGGTTCGGTGCGTTCAGCTCCGCGGCCTCTGACCCCTTTCCACGCCTCAA CCTGTACAAGAAGGAGTGCTTCTTCTGGAGGACCGTTGGCTGCACGAGGCTGGACTGCACCTTCCGACACGTCCCGGAGCACAAGAATGTTGACAAGGACAAGTTCTCTGGTAGAAATGTCAACATGTAG